The Proteus vulgaris genome has a segment encoding these proteins:
- the yqgE gene encoding Uncharacterized ACR, COG1678 gives MNLLNHFLIAMPSLNDPLFERSVVYVCEHNENGAMGLIINKPIEDISVEGVLDQLDIFSTDRDEAISLQKPVMSGGPVAEEHGFILHTPVSGFSSSIKISDSTMITTSKDVLETLGTARQPEKTLVSLGYSSWEQGQLEKEILENSWLTVEASPQIIFDTPIAERWHKAAELIGINIHTISPIAGHA, from the coding sequence ATGAATTTACTTAACCATTTTCTTATTGCTATGCCTTCATTGAACGATCCGTTATTTGAGCGTTCGGTCGTCTATGTTTGCGAACATAATGAAAACGGTGCGATGGGCTTAATTATTAATAAACCTATCGAAGATATCTCAGTAGAAGGCGTATTAGATCAACTGGATATTTTTTCAACGGATAGAGATGAAGCGATTAGTTTACAAAAACCGGTGATGTCAGGAGGCCCCGTTGCCGAAGAGCATGGTTTTATCTTACATACTCCTGTGTCAGGTTTTAGCTCCAGTATAAAAATCAGTGATAGCACCATGATCACAACATCCAAAGATGTATTAGAAACCTTAGGCACTGCAAGACAGCCCGAAAAAACATTGGTCTCTTTAGGTTATTCCAGTTGGGAGCAAGGCCAATTAGAAAAAGAAATTTTAGAAAATAGTTGGCTCACAGTTGAAGCATCGCCTCAAATTATTTTTGATACTCCTATTGCTGAACGTTGGCATAAAGCTGCTGAATTAATTGGGATTAATATCCACACTATTTCACCTATAGCAGGTCACGCCTAA
- a CDS encoding metallo-beta-lactamase superfamily protein, giving the protein MNYLIEAEKNLEKTKNSDEFIAVMEKTHQNLADKSSLELSAKVLKGEMQWPQ; this is encoded by the coding sequence ATGAATTACCTAATTGAGGCTGAGAAAAATCTTGAAAAGACAAAAAATTCAGATGAATTTATTGCAGTGATGGAAAAAACTCATCAGAATTTAGCAGACAAATCAAGCCTAGAGCTCAGTGCAAAAGTACTTAAAGGAGAGATGCAATGGCCTCAGTAA
- the lysA gene encoding diaminopimelate decarboxylase codes for MTTSITMAHYQLAQTYGTPLWVYQGDTISERIAQLKSFDVVRFAQKACSNIHILRLMKAQGVKVDSVSLGEIERALVAGYQGGREKSEIVFTADLLDERTLERVVELDIPVNAGSIDMLRQLGERNQGHAVWIRVNPGFGHGHSQKTNTGGENSKHGIWFDDVPEALSVIQQYNLTLVGFHMHIGSGVDYQHLASVCDAMVEQVLTSKVDINAISAGGGLSTPYQEGDATVDLTHYFSLWDKARQRIAQHLGHDIELEIEPGRFLVAESGVLISQVRAVKSMGSRYYVLVDAGFNDLMRPAMYGSYHQISVLDNHGQIKPMTELRETIVAGPLCESGDVFTQQEGGTVTPRLLPQAQVGDYVIIHDTGAYGASMSSNYNSRPLIPEVLMTKGAPQLIRRRQTIEELLALELDL; via the coding sequence ATGACAACATCAATCACTATGGCTCACTATCAACTCGCACAAACATATGGAACGCCATTATGGGTTTATCAAGGCGATACAATTTCTGAACGTATTGCTCAACTAAAATCGTTTGATGTGGTTCGCTTTGCTCAAAAAGCGTGCTCCAATATTCATATCTTACGATTAATGAAAGCACAGGGTGTTAAAGTTGATTCTGTTTCATTAGGAGAGATTGAACGCGCTTTAGTTGCGGGTTATCAAGGTGGTAGAGAAAAAAGTGAGATTGTTTTTACTGCGGATTTACTGGATGAAAGAACCCTTGAACGTGTAGTGGAATTAGATATTCCTGTGAATGCGGGCTCAATTGATATGCTTCGTCAATTGGGGGAGCGCAATCAAGGGCATGCTGTTTGGATAAGAGTTAACCCTGGATTTGGTCATGGGCATAGTCAAAAAACCAATACGGGGGGGGAAAATAGTAAACATGGTATTTGGTTCGATGATGTTCCTGAAGCATTATCCGTGATCCAACAATACAACCTGACTCTAGTTGGTTTTCATATGCATATTGGTTCTGGTGTTGATTATCAACATCTCGCTAGTGTATGTGATGCTATGGTTGAGCAAGTACTTACCTCTAAAGTTGATATTAATGCTATTTCAGCAGGTGGGGGATTATCAACGCCATATCAAGAAGGTGATGCAACAGTCGATTTAACCCACTACTTTTCGTTGTGGGATAAAGCTCGTCAGCGTATTGCACAACATCTTGGTCATGATATTGAGCTTGAAATCGAACCAGGACGTTTCTTAGTGGCTGAGTCTGGTGTATTAATCTCTCAAGTGAGAGCGGTTAAATCGATGGGAAGTCGTTACTATGTGCTGGTGGATGCTGGATTCAATGATTTAATGCGCCCTGCTATGTATGGCAGTTATCATCAGATTTCAGTTTTAGATAATCATGGGCAAATAAAGCCAATGACAGAATTACGAGAAACGATTGTGGCAGGTCCTCTGTGCGAATCGGGGGATGTTTTTACCCAACAGGAAGGTGGCACAGTTACTCCTCGTTTATTACCTCAAGCCCAAGTAGGTGATTACGTAATTATCCATGATACAGGGGCTTATGGCGCTTCAATGTCATCTAATTATAATAGCCGTCCTCTTATTCCTGAAGTATTGATGACAAAAGGGGCTCCTCAATTAATTCGTCGTCGACAAACAATAGAGGAATTATTAGCGTTGGAGTTAGATCTCTAA
- a CDS encoding metallo-beta-lactamase superfamily protein, whose product MKKLLPLTLATTTFFATSALATELTLDIYNPGESSVFPVSSEIIYGDKDAVLIDAQFQKNDAQALVDKIKASGKNLTYIYISHSDPDFYFGLDVITDAFPNAKVIATAPTINAINETQAGKLAYWGAST is encoded by the coding sequence ATGAAAAAATTACTTCCTTTAACACTTGCAACAACCACCTTCTTCGCAACGTCAGCACTAGCCACTGAATTAACATTAGATATCTATAATCCTGGAGAATCGAGTGTTTTCCCTGTTTCTTCTGAAATTATTTATGGTGATAAAGATGCTGTTTTAATTGATGCACAATTTCAAAAAAATGATGCACAAGCCTTAGTTGATAAGATCAAAGCTTCTGGAAAAAACCTCACTTATATCTATATCAGCCATTCAGATCCTGATTTTTATTTTGGATTAGATGTTATTACTGATGCGTTTCCAAATGCTAAAGTGATTGCAACTGCACCCACAATCAATGCTATCAACGAAACCCAAGCAGGAAAACTTGCCTACTGGGGGGCCAGTACTTAA
- the yggR gene encoding type II/IV secretion system protein: MKMENLIAYSVKHNASDLHLCCGDVPRLRINGVLYQQNQCKPITSDILLTWLQPYLSDSQKQIFEDEGQIDIAVTLVNGQRLRVNLFCQQKGFSAVLRIIETQIPSLDKLRAPKSIATLLDNYSHGLILVTGATGSGKSSTLAAMINYLNQYQRQHILTLEDPIEFIHSNKQSIVQQREIGRDVQNTVSAIKSALRQDPDVIMLGELRDAQSIKLALTAAETGHLVLATLHTKGAKQTLERVTNVFAGNDRQWVSSQLACSLRAIISQELVPSTDGGRVALFEIMQVTPGISHLIREGKYHQVTTLMQTGSEHGMQTFMLSRQQRQHEGLIQRD; this comes from the coding sequence ATGAAAATGGAAAATTTAATTGCATATAGTGTAAAGCATAACGCCTCTGATCTGCATCTTTGTTGTGGCGATGTACCACGATTACGGATCAATGGTGTACTTTATCAACAAAATCAATGTAAACCTATCACTTCTGATATTCTATTAACGTGGTTACAACCTTATTTAAGTGATAGTCAAAAACAAATTTTTGAGGATGAAGGGCAAATTGATATAGCTGTAACATTGGTGAATGGGCAACGGCTTCGTGTGAATTTATTTTGCCAACAAAAAGGATTTTCTGCGGTATTAAGAATAATCGAAACACAAATTCCCTCCTTAGATAAACTTAGAGCACCTAAATCGATAGCAACGTTATTAGATAACTATTCACATGGGCTTATTTTAGTGACTGGTGCGACTGGCAGTGGTAAATCATCGACATTAGCCGCGATGATCAATTATTTAAATCAATATCAACGTCAGCATATTTTAACATTAGAAGATCCCATTGAGTTCATACATAGCAATAAGCAAAGTATTGTTCAGCAACGAGAGATTGGACGTGATGTTCAAAATACTGTAAGCGCAATAAAGAGTGCCTTACGTCAAGATCCAGATGTTATTATGTTAGGTGAGTTAAGAGATGCACAAAGTATTAAATTAGCCTTGACGGCTGCTGAAACAGGGCATTTAGTCCTCGCTACTTTGCATACTAAAGGCGCAAAACAAACACTTGAACGCGTCACTAACGTATTTGCGGGCAATGATCGTCAATGGGTTTCATCACAATTAGCATGTAGTTTAAGAGCAATTATTTCACAAGAACTGGTGCCGTCAACTGATGGTGGGCGAGTGGCATTATTCGAAATAATGCAAGTTACTCCGGGTATTTCACACCTTATTAGAGAAGGGAAATATCATCAAGTAACAACATTAATGCAAACGGGGAGTGAACATGGCATGCAAACCTTCATGTTAAGTCGCCAACAACGTCAACATGAAGGATTGATTCAACGAGATTAG
- the lysR_2 gene encoding LysR-family transcriptional regulator yields MKAPFNWRHIEIFHAVMTTQNLTEAAELLKTSQPTVSRELSRLEHLLSFKLFDRIKGRLQPTTEGLRFFEEVQRSYYGLDRIINVAESIRHFRQAELNITCLPAFAQSLLPSICRQFIDQHPDVNLTIVPQESPLLEEWLSAQHYDLGLTEHTQTPAGTQQETLLTLNEVAVLPKSHPLCQKSLLHPSDFQNERFISLSVNDPYRQLIDAVFIQEGISRRLVMETQSAASICAMVSENIGISIVNPITALDYLDKTLCLRPLSFTIPFTISLICPSHRPSSQLASYFIDVMKKHISRLPYTLKSRFYPINQANAERMKTTQQENRAIHVLLLAYFADSLKQHKSP; encoded by the coding sequence ATGAAAGCTCCTTTTAACTGGCGACATATTGAAATCTTTCATGCCGTAATGACAACTCAAAATCTTACTGAAGCAGCTGAATTACTGAAAACTTCGCAACCTACGGTGAGTCGAGAGTTATCACGTCTTGAGCATCTATTATCATTTAAGTTATTTGACAGGATAAAAGGTCGACTCCAACCCACAACAGAAGGATTACGTTTTTTTGAAGAGGTACAACGCTCTTATTATGGTTTAGATAGGATCATTAATGTCGCTGAAAGTATTCGTCATTTTAGACAAGCCGAATTAAATATCACTTGTTTACCCGCATTTGCTCAATCATTGCTACCTTCGATTTGTCGGCAATTTATTGATCAACATCCCGATGTCAATTTAACCATTGTCCCTCAAGAATCACCTTTATTAGAAGAATGGCTATCTGCTCAACATTATGATTTAGGATTAACAGAACACACACAAACACCAGCAGGAACTCAACAAGAAACACTGTTAACACTCAATGAAGTTGCCGTTTTACCTAAGTCACACCCATTGTGCCAAAAATCGTTATTACACCCGTCTGATTTTCAAAACGAGCGATTTATCAGCTTGTCTGTTAATGATCCTTATCGACAGCTCATTGATGCCGTTTTTATTCAAGAAGGAATATCGCGACGATTAGTGATGGAAACACAAAGTGCCGCGTCTATCTGTGCTATGGTTAGCGAAAATATAGGTATTTCAATTGTTAATCCTATTACTGCTCTTGATTATCTCGATAAAACACTTTGTCTTCGGCCTTTAAGTTTTACGATCCCCTTTACTATTAGCTTAATTTGCCCTTCTCATCGTCCATCATCACAACTGGCTTCCTATTTTATTGATGTAATGAAAAAACACATTAGCAGATTACCCTACACGCTTAAATCTCGCTTTTACCCGATAAACCAAGCCAATGCGGAGAGGATGAAAACCACTCAACAAGAAAATCGAGCAATACACGTACTGCTGCTGGCATATTTTGCCGACTCGCTAAAACAGCATAAATCCCCATAG
- the gspO gene encoding type IV prepilin-like leader peptidase, producing the protein MLFFLGVIRVSLFSFFNYFFIGIKFFVFYSLLSLLPKHRRYQLAFSYFAIFLYWISTYNSLNLLIILSILTFYLLTLSFFDSDYFLLPNNLTFWLLFLGLSCNYTTYGLVSFHHAFYGFLIGTGLFYGVYLWGYFIYQKCVLGFGDVKLFGAIGAWCGFEKLPYILLGGSFLGLCVYCSVLITTKEYLNKVAFGSCLSFSTLIVLGFYF; encoded by the coding sequence ATGCTATTTTTTTTGGGTGTTATAAGGGTTTCCTTATTTTCTTTTTTTAACTACTTTTTTATAGGGATTAAGTTTTTTGTATTTTATTCATTATTATCTTTATTGCCTAAGCATCGACGTTATCAGCTAGCTTTTAGCTACTTTGCCATTTTTCTTTATTGGATCTCAACTTATAATTCACTGAATTTATTAATAATATTATCGATATTAACTTTTTATTTATTAACACTGTCCTTCTTTGATTCGGACTACTTTTTATTGCCTAATAATTTAACATTTTGGTTATTATTTTTGGGGTTATCATGTAATTACACTACATACGGATTAGTATCCTTTCATCATGCTTTTTATGGTTTTTTAATAGGCACAGGGCTTTTTTACGGTGTTTATTTATGGGGATATTTTATTTATCAAAAATGTGTATTGGGTTTTGGTGATGTGAAATTGTTTGGTGCAATTGGTGCATGGTGTGGGTTTGAAAAATTACCTTATATTCTTTTAGGCGGTTCTTTTTTGGGGCTTTGTGTGTATTGCTCTGTATTAATAACAACAAAAGAATATTTAAACAAAGTCGCGTTTGGCTCTTGTCTATCTTTTTCGACATTAATAGTGCTTGGTTTCTATTTTTAG
- the proC gene encoding pyrroline-5-carboxylate reductase, translated as MEHRNIAFIGAGNMAQAIIAGLVQGGYPAKKITVSSPSAIRREPLVKEFGIHSTNDNINAVQKADVIILAVKPQMMEEVCKLLQNIDMRKKLVLTIAAGIPSARYNDYFATPLQLVRIMPNTPALVGKGLSGMFAPHSLSSQDKQFADELMKSVGITVWVEQESAINDIIAVAGSAPAYFFLFMESMQQEAERLGFSPDVARAIVQQAASGSTALAEKQHMLPFSTLREQVTSKGGTTAAALMQFYEGKLPENVASAMQAAIKRAQEMEKQF; from the coding sequence ATGGAACATCGTAACATCGCTTTTATTGGTGCTGGAAATATGGCTCAAGCCATTATTGCTGGATTGGTTCAAGGTGGATATCCCGCAAAAAAAATAACCGTCAGTTCACCTTCCGCTATTCGCAGAGAACCTTTAGTAAAAGAGTTTGGTATCCATAGTACTAATGACAATATTAACGCAGTGCAAAAAGCGGATGTCATTATACTAGCTGTAAAACCTCAAATGATGGAAGAAGTTTGTAAGCTCTTACAAAATATCGATATGCGTAAAAAGTTAGTCCTTACTATTGCGGCTGGCATTCCATCAGCCCGTTATAATGACTATTTTGCAACACCATTACAGCTTGTCCGCATTATGCCAAATACACCGGCGCTTGTGGGTAAAGGATTAAGTGGTATGTTTGCACCTCATTCGCTTTCATCTCAAGACAAACAATTTGCTGATGAGTTAATGAAAAGTGTCGGCATAACCGTTTGGGTAGAGCAAGAATCTGCCATCAATGATATTATCGCCGTTGCTGGTAGTGCACCCGCTTATTTCTTCTTGTTTATGGAATCAATGCAACAAGAAGCTGAACGTTTAGGTTTTTCACCTGATGTAGCAAGAGCCATCGTGCAACAAGCGGCAAGTGGCTCTACTGCCTTAGCTGAAAAACAACATATGCTACCTTTCTCAACTTTACGCGAGCAGGTAACATCAAAAGGTGGAACGACAGCGGCTGCGCTTATGCAGTTTTATGAAGGTAAATTACCTGAAAACGTCGCTTCTGCTATGCAAGCTGCGATTAAACGCGCACAAGAAATGGAAAAACAATTTTAA
- the rsmE gene encoding Ribosomal RNA small subunit methyltransferase E — MRIPRIYHPKPLTAGIQTALDEEASNHVGRVLRMSIGQKLALFDGSNQVFEAEIIECTKKSVTVQINEGIVDDKESPLDLHLGQVLSRGEKMEFTIQKSVELGVNMITPLISERCGVKLDPSRLEKKHQQWQKIIISACEQCGRNTLPQLMPVMSLEKWCAQNDGSLKLNLHPRASQSINTLPLPVKKVRLLIGPEGGLSPEEIAMTAEHHFTDILLGPRVLRTETTALTAITALQVRFGDLG, encoded by the coding sequence ATGCGTATTCCTCGCATTTATCATCCAAAACCACTCACAGCAGGCATTCAAACAGCATTAGATGAAGAAGCATCTAATCATGTTGGTCGTGTGTTAAGAATGTCTATAGGACAAAAACTGGCACTGTTTGATGGTTCAAATCAAGTGTTTGAAGCTGAAATCATTGAATGCACAAAAAAGTCAGTCACAGTGCAAATAAATGAAGGGATTGTTGATGATAAAGAATCCCCTCTCGACCTCCATCTAGGGCAAGTACTATCACGAGGCGAGAAAATGGAGTTTACTATTCAAAAATCAGTGGAGTTAGGGGTAAATATGATTACGCCACTGATCTCAGAACGCTGTGGTGTTAAACTAGACCCTAGTCGTTTAGAGAAAAAACATCAGCAATGGCAAAAAATTATTATCTCAGCATGTGAGCAGTGTGGTAGAAATACGCTTCCACAATTGATGCCAGTGATGTCATTAGAAAAATGGTGTGCTCAAAATGATGGTAGTTTAAAACTCAATTTGCACCCTAGAGCAAGCCAAAGCATTAATACCTTACCCTTACCTGTTAAAAAAGTACGCTTATTGATTGGCCCTGAAGGGGGACTCTCTCCCGAAGAAATCGCCATGACAGCAGAACACCATTTTACTGATATTTTATTAGGTCCTCGTGTATTAAGAACTGAAACAACAGCACTCACCGCAATCACCGCTTTACAGGTTCGGTTCGGCGATCTGGGATAA
- the dmlR_2 gene encoding LysR-family transcriptional regulator, whose amino-acid sequence MDKIKASEVFVTIVKQGSMIKAADYLGMSRAMVTRYLNEMEEWAGVRLLHRTTRKQSLTSVGEMVYEQSLQLLEMAERIPANIPKERHQISGLVRITSSQSLANSILSVAICEFMQRYPLIAVDLQITNQTVNLVEERIDIALRITNHLEPNLIARPLATCLSVVCAHKDYLVKKGIPKTPDDLAQHQCLTYRFFGRSLWEFNLEDKRYSVPVGGNLSANESVVLLQATLKGAGISLQPYYSAKPYLESGELEHILANYQAQPMGIYAVLASRQNMPAAVRVLLDFLVEWFSSSPHWLGLSGKSEI is encoded by the coding sequence ATGGATAAAATAAAAGCATCAGAAGTTTTTGTGACCATTGTAAAGCAAGGTAGCATGATAAAAGCTGCTGATTATCTAGGTATGTCTAGAGCCATGGTAACTCGTTATTTAAATGAAATGGAGGAATGGGCGGGTGTTCGTTTATTACATAGAACGACACGTAAACAGAGCTTAACATCTGTTGGTGAGATGGTTTATGAACAGAGCTTACAATTATTAGAAATGGCAGAACGTATCCCCGCCAATATTCCTAAGGAGCGCCATCAAATTAGTGGGCTTGTTCGTATTACCAGTTCACAATCGTTAGCAAATAGCATTTTATCTGTTGCAATATGTGAGTTTATGCAACGTTACCCTTTAATTGCCGTCGATTTACAAATTACTAATCAAACGGTGAATTTGGTGGAAGAGCGCATTGATATTGCTTTGCGTATTACTAATCATCTTGAGCCTAATTTAATTGCACGACCGCTGGCAACATGCCTTTCTGTAGTATGTGCTCATAAAGATTATTTAGTAAAAAAAGGAATACCGAAAACGCCGGATGATCTCGCTCAACATCAGTGTTTAACTTATCGTTTTTTTGGCCGTAGCTTATGGGAATTCAATTTAGAGGATAAACGTTATTCTGTGCCCGTTGGTGGTAATTTGAGTGCTAATGAATCCGTTGTGTTATTGCAGGCAACGTTAAAAGGTGCAGGTATATCATTACAACCTTATTATTCAGCAAAACCTTATCTTGAAAGTGGAGAGCTGGAACATATTTTAGCTAACTACCAAGCTCAACCTATGGGGATTTATGCTGTTTTAGCGAGTCGGCAAAATATGCCAGCAGCAGTACGTGTATTGCTCGATTTTCTTGTTGAGTGGTTTTCATCCTCTCCGCATTGGCTTGGTTTATCGGGTAAAAGCGAGATTTAA
- the gshB gene encoding glutathione synthetase: MIKLGIVMDPISSIKIKKDTSFAMLLEAQRRGWEIHYMEMNDLYLHQGEARAHTRILSVEENPEKWFEFGQEQDIALGDLDTILMRKDPPFDTEFIYATYILERAEDMGTLIVNKPQSLRDCNEKLFTAWFPTLTPDTLVTREAKHLRAFHEKHGDVIFKPLDGMGGASIFRLKKDDPNVGVIIETLTEHGHRFCMAQNFLPEIVDGDKRILVVDGEPVPYCLARIPAKGETRGNLAAGGRGEARPLTESDWAIARQVAPILKQKGLIFVGLDIIGDRLTEINVTSPTCAREIEAAYPDVSVTGMLMDAIEVRLNKKN, translated from the coding sequence ATGATTAAATTAGGTATTGTGATGGACCCAATTTCATCCATCAAAATCAAAAAAGATACCAGCTTTGCCATGCTCTTAGAAGCACAGCGCCGTGGTTGGGAAATTCATTATATGGAAATGAACGATCTTTACCTACATCAAGGTGAAGCACGCGCTCACACTCGTATACTCAGCGTTGAAGAAAACCCAGAAAAATGGTTTGAATTTGGCCAAGAGCAAGATATTGCTTTAGGTGACCTTGATACCATTTTAATGCGTAAAGATCCGCCTTTTGATACCGAGTTTATTTACGCAACCTATATTTTAGAACGCGCAGAAGATATGGGAACACTCATTGTTAATAAACCCCAAAGCTTGCGTGACTGTAATGAAAAACTCTTTACAGCATGGTTTCCAACATTAACACCAGACACTTTAGTGACTCGTGAAGCTAAGCATTTACGAGCTTTTCATGAAAAACACGGTGATGTCATTTTCAAACCATTAGATGGTATGGGTGGCGCATCTATTTTTCGTTTGAAAAAAGACGATCCTAACGTGGGTGTCATTATCGAAACACTCACAGAGCATGGTCATCGTTTCTGCATGGCGCAAAACTTCTTACCTGAAATTGTCGATGGTGATAAACGTATTCTTGTTGTAGATGGCGAACCTGTTCCTTATTGCTTAGCGCGTATTCCTGCAAAAGGGGAAACTCGTGGTAACTTAGCGGCTGGTGGTCGTGGTGAAGCTCGTCCATTAACAGAGAGTGATTGGGCAATTGCGCGTCAAGTCGCCCCTATACTGAAACAAAAAGGGCTTATTTTTGTTGGCTTAGATATTATTGGCGATCGTTTAACTGAGATTAACGTCACTAGCCCAACTTGTGCGCGTGAAATCGAAGCGGCTTATCCTGATGTATCAGTTACTGGCATGTTGATGGATGCGATTGAAGTACGCCTAAACAAGAAAAACTAA
- the yqgF gene encoding holliday junction resolvase, translating to MSNRTVMGFDFGTKSIGVAIGQEITGTARPLASFKAKDGIPDWSQIEKIIKEWQPDLVIVGLPLNMDGTEQLVTTQAKKFANRLHGRFGVQIALHDERLSTVEARSHLFERGGYRSLDKGSVDATSAVIILESWFEQQC from the coding sequence ATGTCAAACAGAACAGTAATGGGCTTTGATTTCGGCACTAAAAGTATTGGCGTTGCTATTGGTCAAGAAATCACTGGAACCGCAAGGCCTTTAGCTTCATTTAAAGCCAAAGACGGCATTCCTGATTGGTCTCAAATCGAAAAAATTATAAAAGAGTGGCAACCTGATTTAGTCATTGTAGGTCTACCTCTTAATATGGATGGCACAGAACAACTAGTCACAACACAAGCGAAAAAATTTGCTAATCGCTTACATGGTCGATTTGGGGTGCAAATTGCTTTGCATGATGAACGACTTAGTACCGTTGAAGCTCGCTCTCACCTTTTTGAACGTGGTGGTTACCGTTCTTTGGATAAAGGCAGTGTGGATGCAACATCTGCCGTTATTATTCTTGAAAGTTGGTTTGAACAGCAATGCTAA
- a CDS encoding DSBA-like thioredoxin domain, producing the protein MASVTSSTGNTQSTKILHYVYDPLCGWCYGIAPLIEVVSNIFPDAIKLHGGGLFTPARAVTGGQSWKEHVTPIDERISQLSGQVFSHAYRDALGNTKMVLNSLLPISAILVAQIMGKRDVYLLKALQEAYYLDGLNISDKNTLLFIVKKLGFDVELFASLLSEISKTQIQQHLSQTQQLMSQVNGHGFPTLFIEDSQGYHLIPVEKYLGDTKHWLQFIKENL; encoded by the coding sequence ATGGCCTCAGTAACAAGCAGTACAGGTAATACTCAAAGTACTAAAATATTGCACTATGTTTATGATCCTCTTTGTGGTTGGTGTTATGGCATTGCTCCCTTAATTGAAGTAGTGAGCAATATATTTCCTGATGCTATCAAGTTACATGGTGGTGGTTTGTTTACACCAGCAAGAGCCGTCACTGGTGGTCAATCATGGAAAGAACACGTCACACCAATTGATGAACGTATTAGCCAGTTATCAGGTCAAGTTTTTAGTCATGCATACCGTGACGCTCTTGGTAATACAAAAATGGTACTAAACTCTTTGTTACCTATTTCAGCTATTCTTGTCGCTCAAATAATGGGAAAACGTGACGTTTATTTATTAAAAGCATTACAAGAGGCCTATTACCTTGATGGTCTAAATATCAGTGATAAAAACACACTGTTATTTATTGTGAAAAAGCTAGGCTTTGATGTTGAACTGTTTGCATCTTTACTGTCTGAAATTAGCAAAACACAAATTCAGCAACATTTAAGTCAAACACAACAATTAATGAGCCAAGTTAATGGTCATGGTTTTCCGACGTTATTTATTGAAGATAGTCAAGGTTATCATCTAATACCGGTTGAAAAGTATTTGGGTGATACAAAACATTGGCTACAATTTATAAAAGAAAATCTATAA
- the yggS gene encoding amino acid racemase, producing the protein MNTIKQNLVNVRSHIDTAAQKCGRSSEEITLLAVSKTKPASDIEKAIACGQTEFGENYVQEGVDKINYFSDNNTLVWHFIGPLQSNKTRLVAEHFDWCHTIDRLKIAQRLSDQRPASLPPLNVLIQINISDENSKSGINLTELDGLAAQISILSGIKLRGLMAIPAPESHYDKQVEVLEKMHLAFKQLQSQYPNIDTLSMGMTNDMEAAIACGSTLVRIGTAIFGARDYATK; encoded by the coding sequence ATGAATACTATTAAACAGAATCTCGTCAATGTCAGGTCTCACATTGACACCGCAGCGCAAAAATGCGGCCGTTCTTCAGAAGAAATAACACTGCTTGCAGTGAGTAAAACAAAACCTGCGAGTGACATCGAAAAAGCAATCGCATGTGGACAAACTGAATTTGGCGAAAATTATGTCCAAGAAGGTGTCGACAAAATTAATTATTTTTCTGATAACAACACCTTAGTTTGGCACTTTATCGGCCCTTTACAGTCAAATAAAACACGCCTTGTTGCTGAACATTTTGATTGGTGCCATACCATTGATAGACTAAAAATCGCTCAAAGATTAAGTGATCAACGTCCTGCTTCATTGCCACCATTGAATGTACTTATTCAAATCAATATCAGTGATGAAAACAGCAAATCAGGTATTAATCTGACTGAACTTGATGGACTAGCAGCACAAATTTCTATTCTTTCAGGCATCAAGTTACGTGGATTAATGGCCATTCCTGCACCTGAAAGTCATTATGATAAACAAGTGGAAGTACTAGAAAAAATGCACCTCGCCTTTAAGCAGTTACAATCTCAATATCCCAACATCGATACATTATCTATGGGAATGACAAATGATATGGAGGCGGCTATTGCTTGTGGTTCAACACTTGTTCGTATTGGTACAGCAATTTTTGGTGCAAGAGATTACGCGACTAAGTAA